Proteins co-encoded in one Cynocephalus volans isolate mCynVol1 chromosome 11, mCynVol1.pri, whole genome shotgun sequence genomic window:
- the HSD11B1 gene encoding 11-beta-hydroxysteroid dehydrogenase 1: MAFMKKYLLPTLGLFLAYYYYSANKEFRPEMLQGKKVIVTGASKGIGKEMAYHLARMGAHVVLTARSKESLQKVVSHCLELGAASAHYIAGTMEDMTFAEQFVTKAGELMGGLDMLILNHITKSSMNFFQNDIDYVRKIMEVNFLSYVVLSSAALPMLKQHNGSIVIVSSLAGKLAHPLVAPYSASKFALDGFFSSIRKEYSMAKVNVSITLCVLGLVNTGTAVNAVSGVMNLPAAPKEECALEIIKGGALRQEEVHYDSSLWTTLLLENPGRRILEFIYLRKYNMDKFINN; encoded by the exons ATggcttttatgaaaaaatatctcCTCCCCACTCTGGGGCTCTTCTTGGCCTACTACTACTATTCTGCAAACAAGGAATTCAGACCAG AGATGCTTCAAGGAAAGAAAGTGATTGTCACAGGGGCCAGCAAAGGGATCGGAAAAGAGATGGCTTATCATCTGGCAAGGATGGGAGCCCATGTGGTGTTGACAGCAAGGTCAAAAGAAAGTCTACAGAAG GTAGTATCCCACTGCCTGGAGCTTGGGGCAGCCTCGGCACACTACATTGCTGGCACCATGGAAGACATGACCTTCGCAGAGCAATTTGTCACCAAAGCAGGAGAGCTCATGG GGGGACTAGACATGCTCATTCTCAACCACATCACCAAAtcttctatgaatttttttcaaaatgacattGACTATGTGCGCAAAATCATGGAGGTGAATTTCCTCAGTTACGTGGTCCTGAGTTCAGCTGCCCTGCCCATGCTGAAGCAGCACAACGGAAGCATAGTCATCGTCTCCTCGTTGGCCG GGAAACTGGCTCACCCACTGGTTGCTCCCTATTCTGCAAGCAAGTTTGCTCTGGATGGATTCTTCTCCTCCATCAGGAAGGAATACTCAATGGCCAAAGTCAATGTGTCAATCACTCTCTGTGTCCTTGGCCTCGTAAACACAG GCACAGCCGTTAACGCAGTTTCTGGGGTAATGAATTTGCCTGCAGCTCCAAAGGAGGAATGTGCCCTGGAGATCATCAAAGGCGGAGCACTGCGCCAAGAGGAAGTACATTATGACAGCTCACTCTGGACCACTCTTCTACTAGAAAATCCAGGCAGGAGGATCTTGGAATTTATCTACTTAAGGAAATATAACATGGACAAATTCATAAACAACTAG